TTCCGTGAACTGTTTCGTGAATTCTCGGCAAAACCACCTGGATATTTAGCTGTCCTAGATGCTCTAGTCGTGCAAATCTTAACAGGCTTGTTTAGACATCGTTTGCAGATTGATACACCTACACGGGATAAGCCACAATGGCTGGCAGTCGATGAAGCGATTGCATTTATAAATTACAACTATTCCAGTGGGCTTAAACTTAGCGATCTCGCGAGTAAAGTGAACCTTAGTGAACGGCAATTTAGCCGTCTTTTTCACCGTCAGACCGGAATGAGTTTCACAGAATACATGCAAATTATTCGAATGGATGCTGCCTGCCGTATGCTTTCTGGAGGTCATAGTAGTGTAAGCGAAATTTCCGCAGCAGTCGGATATGCTGACCTGAAATTTTTTCACCAAGTATTCAAAAAAAAGATTGGAATGAGTCCCCGTCAATATGGGAATTCGTTGCGAAGTGAGCATTAGCTACAAATATTCACCTAATGAGCGAAAAGCGACCTCCTCTCTCGGAGATCGCATTTCGGATGATAAATCCTGCTGATTACGCAGGAATTTATAGTTATTGTGGATGCCTATACTATCATCGGAAGCTTGATAGATGCATTAAAACCCCCACCATTCTGAAACTCCATACTTTCCCCATTCGGTAATTTCAATACAACAGGTATGTTTTCCGG
This window of the Paenibacillus sp. FSL R10-2734 genome carries:
- a CDS encoding AraC family transcriptional regulator, which translates into the protein MSIKRSTFVMSGDSLFEPGVPIYVNRAYETFELNAHSHEFVEITYISEGAGVHYIDDEAVPVEHGTLFFIPIGRSHVFRPKTPMKDRPLIVYNCLFPVEYLSELQSTFPHAKDICEFFTDMQLLWFSMKDVNGAYHVMFRELFREFSAKPPGYLAVLDALVVQILTGLFRHRLQIDTPTRDKPQWLAVDEAIAFINYNYSSGLKLSDLASKVNLSERQFSRLFHRQTGMSFTEYMQIIRMDAACRMLSGGHSSVSEISAAVGYADLKFFHQVFKKKIGMSPRQYGNSLRSEH